The DNA region GATCTAGAGAAGGTAACTTACTTTTCACTCTGCAAATTATTGAATGAGATATCAAATCCCTGAAGctcaaacaaaaatgtgttaatgTCATTAATAATGTATAATTTCATCAATGAAAGTAATTTATGCTTCCTTATTTGAAAAATGTGTGGACAGACTGTTGAATCATTTACCAATGTGTGCAATGAACACTGCTAAGCCTTCAAATTAGGATGCAGTCCCCCTAACTATGCTTCCTGACTAGAGGCATCATGGCTATAAAGGCTATGCTTTAACAATGACTTTTGGGGGAGACAGACAAGTCATTGAGCAGAAAGCTTGAGCTACTGGTTCTTGTTGTGCTAGAATGAAGCATGTTGCTAAGATTCACCTCTACTGTATATGGGGTTCACCTCTACTGTATATGggaaacttgaatttcccctggggatttGATAATCTGTGATAAAACTAtgataaatctatctatctatctatctatctatctatctatctatctatctatctatctatctgggtTAAACTTTGTGATTTTCTCAAACATGACTTTACAGCTGCAGAGGCAGATTATCTCAAGGGCTGATGGAAAAGAACATAGCAAAAGAGAAGAAGgtcagtgttcagtgtgtgtgttcaaatatGGACACCGGTAATAGGAAATGATATAATAATACTAAATGATACTATCTTTCTTACAGCCTGTTTCTGGAAGTACTGTGTTTGATCACCAAGCCAGAGGACCAATGGACAGCATGACAGGAAACTTACTTCCTCAGGAGAAATGGCTTCAACAGAACTAGGTGGAACTACAAACAGCCTGCTTGGGAGATCATGAACACATACATAGATTCATCTTGGTAGATATCCCTTCACAAAAGCAGTGCAATCATGACTCATGGCTTTACAAGTTGAAACACATTTTACATCTCATCCATCACCCAATTTACATGGATCCAAGGAAATGCCTAAAGAAAGttaataaatatattacatTGATTCAACCCTCAAAACTAATGAGCGTTAACACCTAGTGTAACAACACTTATAACACTTAGTTGTCCTAAGTTGTTATTCATGTAGGTGTACGTATACCATTCATTtgttaatagaataataaaataacatgaTGAATATTCAAACTTGTATGCTATTATTTTGCTCAATGATTGAGATTGGTTGTTGGACCTTATGACTTACACCTAAACACCTGAAATAGTGAAAATGATCATGAACCACCTTTTCACTGAAGTATTATCCTTGATGATGTCACAACACCTTAAGttggtagcctacacaactGTTCCTGAACTGAACTTGTTTAGAATGTCTCCCTCTTGTGGTCATACAGTACTGAACCCTGCACTGTCTTGGGGCTGTCTTGGAACAAAACCACCATCACCACAGGATCGTCATCCTCAATTCATACAACAGCATTATCATAAAAATCTCAAGTCAaatcaagtcaactttatttatatagcatatTTCATGTGACAAGCACAGACTCAATGTTctccaaaagaaagaaagaataacacaacaaacatgaCATGACCAATCAACAAAGATAAAATAGATACACATAAAAAGATAGAACTTAAAATACATACAATAACAAgtgaatataaaaaataaaaataatagaaaataattaaataatcaataataattaatcataaaaagtcaaataaataattaaattactTAAATAGCCTTAAAAGCCTAATTAAAAGCTTGTGAGCATAAATGTTTTTAGTCTGATTTTAAAAGAATTCACTGTCGGAGCAGTCCTTAGTTTAGGAGGCAGGGAATTCCAGAGAGTGGGAGCATATAGTGACTAACCATGTGCTGAATTTGAGTTAATTCTGGGTATTGTAAAGAGCCCTTTACCCGAGGATCTTAGGGATCTGCAATGTgcatgtcagaaatgtaagaGGGAGCTACGCCCATCAATGATTTAAAAATAATCAGAAGTATTTTAAAATTCATTCTTTGCTTTACTGGGAACCAATGGAGTGATTTTAATACAGAACACTAATGTGTTCTGGTTAGTCTTGCTGCGGCATTTTGGATAAGCTGGAGTTTGTTTAGGGTCTGTTTTGTCAGTCCAGCAAAAAGTGTGTTACAATAGTCTAATCGACTAGATATAAAAGCATAAACCAGCTGTTCAGAGTCTGCTTGAGTTAAAACACATCTAATATCTTTATCTAGATATATTTCTAAGATGATAAAACACAGTCTTAGACATATTTGATATGTGTTTCTGAAAGTATAAGATCTAAGATCACGCCTACATTTCTGATAATATTGTACTGCTGAATGATaggtccaagtgggagcatgtGCAGATTGAAAAGCAGAGGACCAAGAATTGACCCCTGAGGTACCCCATATAAAATGTCAACTACATCAGAAGTAAAATGGCCAATAGAGGCAGAAAGTGATATTCCAGTAAAATAGGAGGAAAGTCAATGTAGAACTGTGCCTCTAAGTCCTACCAAGTGTTCTAGGCGATAAAGAAGAATTGAATGGTCGATAGTGTCAAAGGCTGCACTGAGAAGTACCAAGATATACACTTTGCGGTTGTCTGTGGCAATTTTAAGATAATTCACAACTCTGACCAGAGCTGTTTTAGTGCTGTGGTTCATTCTAAAACCAAACATTAAACAAGTTGTTATGAGACAGATACACCTGCAGTTGTTTCTGAGCAACTTTTTCCCATTTACCTAGGAACGGTATATTTGAAATTGGTCTATAACTTTCACATATGACAGGATCAAGattgtttttcttcagcaatgGCTTTGTTGAGGCAGGTGGGAAAGATTCCAGACAGTAAGGAGGTATTAACAATGTCTAGGACATCAGCAGCCAAACAGCTGAATACCTTTTTAAACAACTTAGGCACTGGATCAAGAGCGCATGTTGCTGAACTACTTCATCTAGCTCATTCTGGTAATCAGAGAAAACAGAGAAGGCGTGGGTAGCAGACCTAAATAGCTGACTGAAGAAGGGGTGGTTATGTCCATCAGTGGAGGAAGTAGCAATATTACTCCTAATAGTTGAGATTTTATCATTGAAGTAGGCTGCAAATTCATTACACTTCTCACGTGTGGAGCTCAGCAGGTATATTGTTCTAGGGGAATTGATAAGTTTATCAATAGTATTAAACAGTATTTCAGCAATAATCTGGGAAAAATACTGCTATCGggatattttaatttctttgttATATTTAATCAACAGGTCCTTATAGTTATTGAGGTCTGTCTGCAATTTGGTTTTACGCCACTTACATTCAGATTTGCTGCTGGATCTTTTTAGCGCTTTAATTTTTTCTGCCAAGGTGCTTTAGTTTTACCTGAAAGAGATTTGGTTTTCAAAGGTGCAATAGAGTCCATCATTTGTACAGTATAACTGAAAGGTCAGCCAAGTTGTCGCAGGACATAGAAGATTAATTAAAATAGGATTCAAATTAGAATTCAAATCAAGTAAAGAATGGAGCCAAAAAGATATGTCACATAACTTTTCTTAGAAAATATGATATCAGTAAGGATCTCACACATTCTCAAGCAATGCATACAAAAAACTGTATGCATTGTTTATTATGTTATGTTAATATAGTGTATTTATATAGAATACTGTTGACCCATTGTTCTGAAATAGTCAGCCTTTGGTTTTGGCATTGTGAAGACAATCCACTATCTTACATGAACAGGCTTTCTGCTTAGGAGGGATGGGGGTAAAGACAGTGAAATCCATTTAATAATAGAGACTGGTAATGCAGTCCTGTACATGTCAGAGAGATCATCTAATGATCTAGAATCTTCTtggattattattatcataGTACTGTACATATAAATCCACAAGAATGTGAGATGGGTCACAGCTTCATATAGAGGCAAGTAGGATTATATCCCCCTTCCCCCAGTTGAACAGTTGGGTGATGTCTACAACTCACCAGTCATGGCTGTCCATCAGACCGGATGCAGGCTTGCCTGTGGTTAAAGTTTAGAAACTTGATAAACAGCCAATAAGCATGGGAGTTACTCTTCATCCTCCTGAAGCCTCTCATACAAAACCAAATGGCAATCGCCCAACCAAGTAAATGTTTCTGGTGTGCTGTGCTGAGAAGGTGAGTACAATCATAGTAATATCAGTTGTGACAAGTTCACAATTATGCTGgttagatattatgaaataattaTTACAATGTAATTCTGAGAAACAGAACTATTTATTTCCTACATTTTATCAAATTCAATGCGGAAAATTATAATTTTCTTTAAACCATTTTCTGATAAAATGCTATATGCTAAAAGAGTTTTGTAATTTCTCCTGTTAGGGttcatgaataataataataataataataataataataataataataataataataataataaaaaacatattcACTTTGTGTCCTATGCTCTTCAGCTTTGCATCATGAGTTTCCTGGTTGTTGTGCTATTCATGTTGGGACTTCCCTCTGTGCACCCCTGCCCTGCTAGATGTTCATGTAATGCACAAGGAGCAGTTAACTGCAGAGGGGATATAATGGATATACCCAGCTCTATGTCGATCCATACCTACCTGCTAATACTGCAGGGAACAAATCTCCAGGTCCTCAGGAATCGAGTTCTTCAGCCTCTCACTCTTCTCCTCCGGCTGAGCATCACTGACAGCACTCTGGACACCATAGAGCCAGAGGTCTTTAACATGGCTCCACAGCTTCTGTCTATCAAGCTGTCATCAAACCATCTCTCCAGCTTCCCGTCAGGGGTGTTCCGGAGCTTATCTGCGCTCGAGCAACTGCACCTGGATGGAAATCAGATCACGGCAGTTCCCGCTGAACTTTTCGAGGGCCTTGGGAACCTGACTGAGCTGGACATGAGCAAGAACAACATCGCTGCGCTGGAGAGCAATGCCTTCCAGAACCTCCACAAGCTGCGCTTCTTAAACCTGGGGAGGAACTCACTTGCGCAGTTGCCTCCCAACTTGTTCCATTCCCTCCCGTACCTCCAGTATCTAATTCTTTACAGTAACCAGCTGAAGTCAATTCACCCCAATGAGTTTGATCACCTTAACAACCTCCTGGAGCTCAAGCTCCACAGCAATCAGATCAGCAGCATCCCGTCTCAGCTCCTCTGGCACATGCCATACCTGCAGACGCTGACTCTGTCTGGAAATAAGCTTCAGACCCTTCCAGAAGAGAGTCTGTACCACCTCCATCACCTGACCAAGTTAACTCTGTACAGTAACCCCCTTGATATCCTACCGGAACGACTAGTGGGCCACATGCCAAAGCTTACGGAACTGTATCTGTATGGTACCTTACTCACCACTGTCCCATGGAACCTGTTTGCCAACATGACAGGGCTATTACACCTTAATTTCCACTTGAATGAGAAGTTGAACTCTCTACCTGAGGACCTCTTTTGCTGCAATCCAAATCTGGTAAAGCTGTCTTTGAAATCAAATGCACTCCAGAGCTTACATCCTCAGCATTTCAGTCGTCTCCCCAAACTTAAAACACTTTTCCTAAATGGCAACAGACTTATGTCTCTCCCTGAAGGAATCTTTCATAACTTGGGAGAAATTGAGGCAATTGCGTTACATGAAAACCAGCTCCAGACTCTTCCTGGAGATGTGTTTACCATTTGGAATTTTACTCACACACCCCAAAGCGTTACACTAGCTGACAACCCATGGAACTGTTCATGTAGTATCATGGGTTTGGCAACATGGATCAGAAATAACCCAGGGACGGTGAAAGACAAAGAACAGGTAGCATGTCTGAAACCTTTCCACCTTTACAATGTCACTCTGAGGTCTCTGAGGAGTTATCTTTTATGTCAGCCAGCTACTAAAGTCATGACCACAGTGGTCCCACCAACCACCGACCAAACGACAGAGACCAGCATGACTACAACAACACCAATCACCGAGCAAACGACAGAGACCAGCATGACTACAACAACACCAATCACCAAGCAAACGACAGAGACCAGCATGACTACAACAACACCAATCACAGAGGAAACGACAGAGACCAGCATGACTACAACACTAACCACAGCTCCAACAATGATTCTTCCCAGGTTGACTTCACGACGTCCCAGGTTGACAGCTACGGCACATACAACCCCCTCAATTGCCCCTCTGCCTGAGACGCCAGCAACAAGCTCACCTCATCACTACCATGCCTCCACAGAGAATGGAGCTCTCCCTATATACAAACCAATCAACCAAAGTGTTGTGACCCACTGGGTGGTCCTTGAAAATGGGCCAGACATTGTCCACAACAACCGGCACAGGGGATGGGTGTACTTGTGGACAGTCCCACCCAGCGGAGCCTACAGCGATTTCCTGATGACTGTCCATGTCATCATGCTGGTGGTCGGCGTGGTTCTGATTGTGGCCAGCATGTACACCCTCTACCGACTGTATGAGGTGATTTGCACTCTGGCTGCAATCCAGGGATGCAAGATTATAGCCATAGGGGGAACAAAAAGGAGAGAGCACATGCTCTAATAAAGATTTTTCAGGATTTCAGGGCTATTTCTTGTGTTTGCAGATTGTGTGCTGGATTTCCAAAGTTTGGATAGAGGGGTTCTTACCAGTTGGTGGTGACGACCTTACAATTCAAATTAATCTCTCACATGGAATCACTAATAGCCAAAGTTGCTTTATACATAAATGTGTGCATGGTAAAAAGGTCTGTCAAGATAGCATGGTGAAACAAATactcattttgttgttttgtcaaatttattCTAACATGTTTCTTCCACATTTATCATCTGTatgtaattgttttcaggagaatataggctacataaGCCTCTTGCCTGACATTGATATTTGCATATGTTGTGGGTTTAATGCTTACTGGTTGCCCAGTGAATCTGTCTAAATGTTTTGGTAAGTACAGTATATGTCCTAGAAAAACCTTGGACATATCACTTGATTGATGTTTATGT from Alosa alosa isolate M-15738 ecotype Scorff River chromosome 9, AALO_Geno_1.1, whole genome shotgun sequence includes:
- the LOC125300227 gene encoding platelet glycoprotein V; its protein translation is MSFLVVVLFMLGLPSVHPCPARCSCNAQGAVNCRGDIMDIPSSMSIHTYLLILQGTNLQVLRNRVLQPLTLLLRLSITDSTLDTIEPEVFNMAPQLLSIKLSSNHLSSFPSGVFRSLSALEQLHLDGNQITAVPAELFEGLGNLTELDMSKNNIAALESNAFQNLHKLRFLNLGRNSLAQLPPNLFHSLPYLQYLILYSNQLKSIHPNEFDHLNNLLELKLHSNQISSIPSQLLWHMPYLQTLTLSGNKLQTLPEESLYHLHHLTKLTLYSNPLDILPERLVGHMPKLTELYLYGTLLTTVPWNLFANMTGLLHLNFHLNEKLNSLPEDLFCCNPNLVKLSLKSNALQSLHPQHFSRLPKLKTLFLNGNRLMSLPEGIFHNLGEIEAIALHENQLQTLPGDVFTIWNFTHTPQSVTLADNPWNCSCSIMGLATWIRNNPGTVKDKEQVACLKPFHLYNVTLRSLRSYLLCQPATKVMTTVVPPTTDQTTETSMTTTTPITEQTTETSMTTTTPITKQTTETSMTTTTPITEETTETSMTTTLTTAPTMILPRLTSRRPRLTATAHTTPSIAPLPETPATSSPHHYHASTENGALPIYKPINQSVVTHWVVLENGPDIVHNNRHRGWVYLWTVPPSGAYSDFLMTVHVIMLVVGVVLIVASMYTLYRLYEVICTLAAIQGCKIIAIGGTKRREHML